From Salvelinus fontinalis isolate EN_2023a unplaced genomic scaffold, ASM2944872v1 scaffold_0157, whole genome shotgun sequence:
tcacacacaaacacacacacaaatggaaaAGAACATGGAGTCAGTGCCAAACTACCAAGCCATAGCATTAATATCCTGAGGgaagccagttggggaaccctgttcAGTAATATCCTGAGGGAAGCCAGTTGGGGCTTCCCTCAGGAAGAGGGAAAACACACACGTTCCCCGTTTGGCTTAGTGGACTAGGGACCTTCCCCGGTTGGCTTGGTGGACTAGGGACCTTCCCCGGTTGGCTTAGTGGACTAGGGACCTTCCCCGTTTGGCTTGGTGGACTAGGGACCTTCCCCGGTTGGCTTGGTGGACTAGGGACCTTCCCCGGTTGGCTTGGTGGACTAGGGACCTTCCCCGGTTGGCTTGGTGGACTAGGGACTTTCCCCGTTTGGCTTAGTGGACTAGGGACCTTCCCCGGTTGGCTTGGTGGACTAGGGACCTTCCCCGGTTGGCTTGGTGGACTAGGGACCTTCCCCGGTTGGCTTGGTGGACTAGGGACCTTCCCCGGTTGGCTTGGTGGACTAGGGACCTTCCCCGGTTGGCTTGGTGGACTAGGGACCTTCCCCGTTTGGCTTGGTGGACTAGGGACCTTCCCCGTTTGGCTTGGTGGACTAGGGACTTTCCCCGGTTGGCTTGGTGGACTAGGGACCTTCCCCGGTTGGCTTGGTGGACTAGGGACCTTCCCCGTTTGGCTTGGTGGACTAGGGACCTTCCCCGTTTGGCTTGGTGGACTAGGGACCTTCCCCGGTTGGCTTGGTGGACTAGGGACCTTCCCCGGTTGGCTTGGTGGACTAGGGACCTTCCCCGTTTGGCTTGGTGGACTAGGGACCTTCCCCGGTTGGCTTGGTGGACTAGGGACCTTCCCCGGTTGGCTTGGTGGACTAGGGACCTTCCCCGGTTGGCTTGGTGGACTAGGGACCTTCCCCGGTTGGCTTGGTGGACTAGGGACCTTCCCCGGTTGGCTTGGTGGACTAGGGACCTTCCCCGGTTGGCTTGGTGGACTAGGGACCTTCCCCGGTTGGCTTGGTGGACTAGGGACCTTCCCCGGTTGGCTTGGTGGACTAGGGACCTTCCCCGGTTGGCTTGGTGGACTAGGGACTTTCCCCGGTTGGCTTGGTGGACTAGGGACCTTCCCCGTTTGGCTTGGTGGACTAGGGACCTTCCCCGGTTGGCTTGGTGGACTAGGGACCTTCCCCGTTTGGCTTGGTGGACTAGGGACCTTCCCCGTTTGGCTTGGTGGACTAGGGACCTTCCCCGGTTGGCTTGGTGGACTAGGGACCTTCCCCGTTTGGCTTGGTGGACTAGGGACCTTCCCCGTTTGGCTTGGTGGACTAGGGACCTTCCCCGTTTGGCTTGGTGAGCAAACAGACTGAGTCATCTTatggacacacacatgcacgcacgctcgcacacacaacacacgcacagtaacacacacacacacacacacacacacacacacacacacacacacacacacacacacacacacacacacacacacacacacacacacacacacacacacacacacagtagcctacacacacacaaacacacacacacacacagtagtctacacacacacaaacacacacacacacaatagcctacacacacacaaacacacacacagtagcctacacacacacaaacacacacacgtacagtagcctacacacacacaaacacacacacgtacagtagcctacacacacacaaacacacacatgtacagtagcctacacacacacaaacacacacacatacagtacacaaagTTGAACTTTTCTTAGTTCAGCAGTACGTCAATACTAGGCAATGGGCGTTAAATCTGAAGTTATTACATGTGATATCTTTGGCACTGTATATCAAATGGGAACTTTAATGCAATGGAAAGTATTTGATGAAGCCCATTTGTCATTCTGAAAGTTAGTAATATTGCTAGTCTTGATGAAAAATTAGTTCTTTTTTTGGCACATGAAGGTTATGTGAAAGGCGGCATAAACGCTGATTAAACATTCATAACTTTTTATTGGATTGTTCTGCTCGGCAAAGCCTCTTATTGGATGCCAACCAGCCAGAAAATGAAGTAATGGAGTGATTCTAAGGGACATTATGATTTCAAGAGATTAAGAAAATGTGTTCAGCTTTAATCATTACAACAAACAGATGCAGTGGCTTAGTGAAAATGAGGTGGCGTGACTGAAGCGGTGCGTTGTGGGTCAAAGAAACGCCTCACAATTAGTTTACCTAAACAGAATTATCACACACCTAATGGGATGGTTCCAGaatctgacacacacaaacacacaccccctCAAAGCTGTCATATCCCTGTGGTGTGAATATCTTGTCCTCAGAGAGAAGCAGTGACTGATGGGAATGCTCTTAAGGGTTGACGGATCCTGATTGACTGTTCCGTACCGACACGCTGATTAAACTCCAGAGTTCTGAGAATGAACAAATGCTTTGTCTTCATTTGGGAACCCGTCACAATCTCTATCTCTGTTGCTGGGTGAGGCAGTGGAAATAAGTGTGGAATGGAGCTCTTTAAAGACAATGTTATTTACTGGGAAGTCGCCAGTTTAAGGGTCAATTTGACGATTGGCTGAAGTTTCAGCCTCAGTGATTGAGAACCCTGTTTCTGGTTTCTCCCTGCTTCTTGATCGGTTTCTCGTTTGtgtctgtacagtgtgtgtgtgtgtgtgtgtatgtgtgtgtgtgtgtttgtctgtgtctgtacagtgtgtgtatgggtgtgtgtgtgtgtttgtctgtgtctgtacagtgtgtgtatgcgtgtgtgtatgtgtgtgtgtgtgtttgtctgtgtctgtacagtgtgtgtgtacactttCTTTCCGTAATCTCAGTATTGTGATATTTGACTGTAATAAATCACAGTGACAAGAACCACTGAGCTGAGGCCCATCAcagactgactctctctctctttgggtaTAAAATAAACTCTATTTTTTCTCCCATTTTCACTTTCAATATCTCCACTCCACTTATTCCACCTCTCCCTATTCCATCGacagtcctccccctctccctattccatcgacagtcctcccctctccctattccaccgacagtcctcccctctccctattcCACCGACAGTCCTCCCCTCTCTATCGAcagtcctcccctctccctattccatcgacagtcctccccctctccctattccaccgacagtcctccccctctccctattccaccgacagtcctccccctctccttattCCATCAacagtcctccccctctccctattccatcgacagtccccccctctccctaTTCCACCGACAGTCCTCCCCTCTCTATCGacagtcctccccctctccctattccatcgacagtcctcctctctccctcttccattgacagtcctcccctctccctattccatcaacagtcctccccctctccctattccaCCGACAGTCCTGTTCTCTCCCTATTCCACCAAcagtcctcccctctccctattccaccgacagtcctcccctctccctattccaccgacagtcctcccctctccctattcCACCGACAGTCCTCCCCTCTCTATCGAcagtcctcccctctccctattccatcgacagtcctccccctctccctattccaccgacagtcctccccctctccctattccaccgacagtcctccccttctccctattCCACCGacagtcctccccctctccctattccaccgacagtcctcccctctccctattccatcgacagtcctcccctctccctattcCACCGACAGTCCTCCCTTCTCCCTATTCCATCGAcagtcctcccctctccctattccacccacagtcctccactctccctATTCCACCGacagtcctccccctctccctattccaccgacagtcctcccctctccctattccaccgacagtcctccccctctccctattccaccgacagtcctcccctctccctattcCACCAAcagtcctcccctctccctattccaccgacagtcctccccctctccctattccaCCGACAGGCCCCCCCTCTCCCTATTCCACCAGCAGTCTCTCATGAACATGCCTGGGCTCCACATTCCAAGATCTATGAGGGTGAAGAAGACAAAGTGGTTGGAAGCCAGATTACTGTAAACACAATTTTGAGAATAAGTGTCTAGATTGGCAAAAAACAACAATATTTTGCTTGTCTTTCCGACTGTTCAGCCAGCGTTTGACTGTTGTTGTTTTGATGCACCACCATTTCCAACCAGTAGAGGGCCCTGTCATTGTAACATTAGTGAATGGAGGCCTGTTCACCTATACTACCTGTCTAGTACACCTCTTTTGTGATGAGAAGAAGTCATTGTCACAGTAATTTTCTATGAATAATTACTCAATTTGCAGTTCCACATGATTGCAAAGAAAATAGCCCATTCACCATGATTACATGATCAATATTCATTATTTGTTAAACTGCAGAAAAACAAGTAAAAACTAATGTTGAGATTTGTGACAGTGCGAGCCTCAGcattctccctccttcccctcatcAATTCCTCTTTGTCTTAATGGTTTTTGCTGCGGCACCCTCGGTTCTTTGTCATGGCTCTGGTAAACAACTCTGTGACAGTTCCATTGAGAGCAGACAATTGGTTCATTACTGAGAACCACAACAGATAACTGTAAATAGCGGAGTGGAGTGTTCCATGGTCAGTCACAATTTCATTTAATTTTCTGTCGGGCTGTcattactctctctccctctgcctgtgtTTCATTCTGTtgctctttttctccctctgccTGTGTCTCATTctgttgctctttctctctccctctgtctgtgtctcattctgttgctctctctctctccctctgcctgtgtCTCATTctgtcgctctttctctctccctctgcctgtgcctcattctgtctctctctctctccctctgtctgtgtctcattctgttgctctctctctccctctgcctgtgtctcattctgtcgctctctctctctccctctgcctgtgtctcattctgtcgctctctctctccctctgtctgtgtctcattctgtcgctctctctctccgttttttTCATTCAGTcattctttccctctctgtcactctctgctTTGatatgtcagtatgtgtgtgtgtgtgtgtgtgtgaatatgtatgtgtgtgtttctgtccccTATAGGCCTTCAGGGCAGACTCCACACTGTCCTCTGACAGCCTCATTTGCATACTCATAAATCATTCACCGCTGACACccagtacacatacacacactcatacacacaccacaGCCCCAGCGCTGCTGTGTGTGAACGGAAAGGGTTGCGGTTGTCAAGGTGTGGTTGAGTAAGAGGAGCAACCTTATACAGAAGCATCACCATTCAGTCAGTCACCAGTCACATTCAGTCAGTCACCACCATAATACCTGGCAGTAAAAAGCATTAATGTCGCTGGCCAGGCTTATGGTGGCTCTAAGAGGCACTTGAGTGGAATGAGAGAACAGGCTAGGTTTGGTTGTGTGTAGTAAGGTCACTGAACATGAATAAGAGCTGACACACACCTCAATAGACTAGAAACAACAACATGGAGGATTACACATGCACAAGTGATATTAAAGCCTGGCATGTAGAAAGGTCACAGTGGGGTCAAAAGCCAATGGCTGACATCAGGCATTGAAAAGGAGCAGGTGGCTTTATTGTTGACCTTTCAGACcctgtgtgcatcccaaatcaaacctattccctttatagtgcactacttttgaccaggtcctatGAGCACTggagaaaagtagtgcactataaagggaacatggtgccatttgggacgcagacccaATGTTGTCCTAAGTGTGTCCAGCAGCCCTGGTCCAGCCTGGTGGTTTTTACTGGACCTAGTCTAGCATAGCCAGGCTTAATCTGTTTCCCTCCAAACACTGGCTGACTTCAATGACTTCTTTGATATTTTCACAGCAACTGTGTGGCCCAGTTGAGAACTGAATACAAATGAATGAATGagtagaaaacacacacaaacaatgatcTATTACAACGTGACAGATGTTATGGGCGTGTTGAAGCATGTATATGCATCGTGTATTAGCCTGCATCACTTATAATTGATAAAGCATTACATTACATTAGGCCTACTGTAACATTCCTGCGAGGCATGTTATTTACCTAATACCTCCACACTGCCCCCTAACCAAACATAGGAAACAATGGAACTATTGTCTCCACGACCCGTGCATTATAGGCGACTGCACGGTCAAGTAGGGTTTGACCCCACCGTGGCCTCTGAAaaccattttcagaaatgtagcTGATAGAAATGGGGACAGTCGGTCCTACATCCAGGTTGGATTTTCATATAGTATAATAATCTCATTTGACATAAAACTAGAACAGATTACAATGTAGCCTAGCGCTAGCCTACAATTCTCCAGTTTATTCTGGAATAGTTCAGCATTCTACAGTCAGCTGCGCTTTCATTTCGAACTTTGAACAAAGCTGCTCGCGGGGCTTCCAGTGGTTATTTCTTCTCTCCGGTGAAAAGAAGAGAATGGAGGGCtaaaatttttttttttcagaCTTTGACGACAGTTTGCAGAGTCTCTCCCCGTTTTGTGAGTAAATTGATCCGTACAGGCTCGGTCTATTGTAttgtgggggaggagagagagaaaatactcCATCCCTCTTTTTATTGGGCGCTGCCACTGAAAAGAAGAGGGTGTAGGGCTCAGTTGTTTTTCTCCGGCTTCAACGATAGTTTGCAGACTCTCTCCCCGTCTTGTGTGTAAACTGATCCGTACAGGCTCTGTGTATTttcttgggagagagagagggggaggagtgagagaagatACTCCATCCCTCTTTTTCTTGGCTGCTGTACCGCGGGCGTTACAGTTCAACGTGCAGTTTCTTGCCAATTCATCAGGGCGGACTTAAACCAAAGGTGTGTTCGTCTTTGAATCTGAAACACCTCTGAATTCATTCTGTGTTTACGTTTTTTGGGCGTGAAGAAAAATCTCTTGTCGTAGGGAAAGTACCAAACTTCCAAACCGTGTCATATTTCCCGGGATTTAGAGCGTCGTTGCTCGCTCGCTCCCTTCGGCATCTCACAATGTTTTCTCTCCCGGGGAAGATCTGAACTTTTTACGGACGGTGACAACGTAGACAATAGGACTTCGTTTGGGGTTTGGTTGTCAAAAGAGAGGAGACGAACCGATTAGGACAACGAGTTCGTGTTCAACTACCAATTCCTGAGGTAAGCGACCGGTCATGGCTGTGTATTTGAACTTCTCAGCGGCTGAGTTTGGTTAAGAATGATGTGAAGGAATCGACACAGATTGTTGGTCTGGTTCTATGACATTGGGATTACAACTGGGGAGCGAGTCAAGAAAAGAGTATAGAAGGCTATAGTGTTAATTTTATAATACATTTAGCGTGTGAGTTCCGGTCCTAATCAATGGAACAAATCTCAGAGTTCCTCGTTAACCAGTCACGCGGCTACAATGTTGCGTGGCAATGACACAGTAGGCTACTGTTGCACGGTTTTGTAGGTGAAAGTAGCTTAGTAACGTTAGATGCGTTTGCTATGTGTGTTGCAGTGGGATGCTATGAAAACCACTG
This genomic window contains:
- the LOC129843744 gene encoding basic salivary proline-rich protein 2-like — its product is MTQSVCSPSQTGKVPSPPSQTGKVPSPPSQTGKVPSPPSQPGKVPSPPSQTGKVPSPPSQTGKVPSPPSQPGKVPSPPSQTGKVPSPPSQPGKVPSPPSQPGKVPSPPSQPGKVPSPPSQPGKVPSPPSQPGKVPSPPSQPGKVPSPPSQPGKVPSPPSQPGKVPSPPSQPGKVPSPPSQPGKVPSPPSQTGKVPSPPSQPGKVPSPPSQPGKVPSPPSQTGKVPSPPSQTGKVPSPPSQPGKVPSPPSQPGKVPSPPSQTGKVPSPPSQTGKVPSPPSQPGKVPSPPSQPGKVPSPPSQPGKVPSPPSQPGKVPSPPSQPGKVPSPLSQTGKVPSPPSQPGKVPSPPSQPGKVPSPPSQPGKVPSPPSQTGKVPSPLSQPGKVPSPPSQPGKVPSPLSQTGNVCVFPLPEGSPNWLPSGYY